AAGCAAGTTACGAAACTGAATATAATGGAGGTATGGGGTCTAACGGATTAACATCTGCAAGACACGATGTTTTTCATAAATATTTAGCAGAAAAATACCCAGAAAGTTTTGATGCTGCTGTACCGGAAGATTTAGTGTACTCTGGTAATACAAAATTAACAGACAAGGTAGAAAATTCTCCTATAGATGCAGGTAAATTGGTATTATCGCCAACAAGAACGTACGCGCCAATAATTAAAAAAATCTTATCAGAATTTAATTCTGATACTGTACACGGAATGATTCATTGTTCTGGTGGTGCACAAACAAAAATATTACACTTTGTAGATGAGTTACACATTGTAAAAGACAATATGTTTCCGATTCCGCCTTTATTTAAGTTGATACAAGAACAGTCTAAAACAGATTGGAAAGAAATGTACCAAGTATTTAACTGTGGCCATAGAATGGAAATTTATGTTTCTCCAGAAATTGCAGCAGATATTATTGCCATCTCAAAATCGTTTAACGTAGATGCTAAAATTGTAGGTAGGGTAGAAGCTTCAGCAACTAAAAAACTGACGATTACAAGTGAGTTTGGTGTCTTTGAATATTAAAAATGATCAAACCATAAGGATATAAAAAACTCCAAATACTTTTAAAAGTGTTTGGAGTTTTTTTGTTTTCTAAGCATTTAAGTATGTCTTTTTAGCTTGAAAGTGATACTGTTAAAAGCACAAAAAAATATTTTTGTTAGCCATAGTTATTTTTTAAATCAGAAAATATTTTTCAAATCTTGTTTGGCTAAATTGCTTAGTTTATAACCAGCCATTAAATTAACGACTTAGATTCTGCTAATATTTGTTCTTTACTTAAATTCGTAAATCCGTTATTTTCAGCTTTTTCTAATTTAGCACTTATCCAGTCAATTTGTCTTTGCTGTTTTCTTGCTTGTCTAATTAAATCGTTTACAAGTTCGCTTTTGGAAGAATACTCTTTTGTGTCAACTTGACTTTTTAACCACTCATCATTAGGTTGAGTAAATGAAATACTTTGTATAGCCATAATGTTTTGTTTGGAGATAATTTACACCAAAAGGGGCAATTTAGCAAGTTTGAAACAGCTTAATGATTATATGTAGGAATGATTTCAACAATAAGAGCAAGAAACTAACTTTAACAGCGGTTTCAAATAAACTGATAAAACTAACGTTTCTGTTTTATTAAAATAAAAAATAAAAGCTCCAAATAGGAATTGATAGTATTATGAGTCTGTAATAATAGTGCGTAAATTTATTGAAGAAAAGAGTTGTTTTTTAGGTCAGTTCTTTGTTTTCAAATCGTTATTTTAGTATATCCATATTATAAACATATTTAGCATCACTAAAATTTATATATAATTGATAATAGATGTTTCCGCTTTTGTAATATCTTTTCCAAAGTTTAAGACGACATTGACTTCCATCCTCATTTACACAAAATAGAGAATAAATATCCTCTCCATTTTCATTTGTTTTCTTGCCTTCATCTTCTGCAATGTCATAAATTTGGGTTTCTTTTGAGTATATTTTTATTCGTTCCTTATTTGTATCTAAAATAATCAAAACTTTAGCGTCTTTCCATTCAGACCATTCTTCCCACCTGTCATTTGAATCTGTATATTTATAAGCAATTTCTGTCGTTTTAAACTTAATTATATCTTGAGCTTGTAATTGACTTGTTAAAGTGATTAATCCCATAATTAATATTTTAATCAAACAACTTTTGTTTAATGTCAGTTTATTAAGTAATTTTCCCATTTTATTTAAATTTCTTTTAATATTTGCTAAAGTGTTTTTATAAGATTAGTTGCGTGTTTTAAGTACTAAATTTAGCAAATAAATCACAGATAGAAAGTCTGCGAGGACTTTCGTAAATAAGCTGAAAACCAGCAATTAATTTTACGCGGTGTTGGGCTGCGTTTATTGTTTTAGAAAACTAATCAATTTATCTTCGTCTAAATTTTTGTCATTGATATATTTATTTAATTCTTTTTTGAGTTCTTCACTTTTAACATTCTTTATTACTTTTGACCAATCTGTTTTAGAAAAATCCTTTGGTTCATTTTCAAGCATAATTTGAAGTTCATCTTTATATGCCATAAATGGTTCATATAATTTTGTATATGATTTACCGATTACTCCATTGAAAGAGATTAACTCCATTTGATATCTGTTATTTGTTAATATTTGAGGTCTTGAAATACCAGGATATGGATCAATATAATAAACTTTTTTAATGCCTAATTGAGATGCTTTCTTTGAGCATAGTTCACAAGGACTAGCAGTTGTGAATAATATTCCACCTTTTAATCCTTGTCCACCATATTTACTAATTTGAAGCATTGCATTTTCCTCTGCGTGCAATGATTTTGTATGAACTTGATTTTTTTCACCTTCAAAATGGTTATGTATGGTTTTGAAACAGAAAGAGCAATTCTTACCATTTAAGTCTTTGTTATTTATAGAAGTGTCTTTTCCATTATAATAAGCTTTAATTGCATTTGGGAAATCGTAAGGTTCTTTATCTTTATATTTATAATCTACTTCGATATTAGATGTTTCTTTTCCTTGTTCGAAATCACTATAATTGTTTGATTTGAATTTTTCAGAATTATAATCGTCAGCTGATCTTAAATTACAGGGAGTTTGTCCACTAGGGACATCATTCCATCCGATAGCTTTTACTGAATAATTTTCGTCTGTAACGACCGCACCAACTTGTCTAGATATACAACCAGAGTTTAATTTGGCCATAAATGCAAATTGCATGCACCTTTCACTTGAAGAAGGAGTAATTATTCCAGGTTGTTGGATTAATGATATAAACTTTAAAATTTGTTCCTCTATCGTGAAAAATTGATTTTGATATTTGCCATCTTCTAAATCATCTTTTCTATTGTTAATTATATGTATATCACTTTTTTGAATACAATTATAAACATCTGGACTTGAAAAAACTCCCTTGCTATAATCACTTGTTTTATATTCTGTATGGTCAAGTTCAAGAATTTTTTTTGAAATCCTTTCTACCTCAGTGACGTCTTTGATTTTTTTTGATAATCTATGTTTAACTCTACTTAATGCTCTGTTGTTTGAATCTTTAGTTGCAATCATATGGAACCCAGCATACCTTTCCTTAAAGAACATGATTTCAAGTGAGTTTCTAAGTGAATCGATTACAATTTTGGTTGGTTTTTGAGATAAATCATTATACTGTTTTTTAGCTTTTATTAATCGATTGGTTAATTCAGCTAAAGAATATATGTATTCAATACTTGTGTTTTTATTTGAGTTTAAGGGATCTCCACTTCTTCGGATATTACAACTTATATGATGCAATAATACAGTTCTTCTGTAGTATCCATGTTTTTCTAAAATGCTAAATATCTTGTCAGATATTTTCCGAAAATCATTTCCGAAAAATAATTCATGAAGTTCTGCAAGTTGTTCTTTGGTTTTGATTTTATTAAATGCTTTTTTATGTTTAGCAA
The nucleotide sequence above comes from Polaribacter butkevichii. Encoded proteins:
- a CDS encoding AIR synthase related protein; this encodes MSQEVSKRYAQRGVSASKEDVHNAIKNIDKGLFPKAFCKIVPDYLTNDDDYCLIMHADGAGTKSSLAYMYWKETGDISVWKGIAQDALIMNIDDLLCVGATDNIMLSSTIGRNKSKIPGEVLSAIINGTEELIEDLKGFGVTIHSTGGETADVGDLVRTIIVDSTVTARMKRTDVVDNANIKAGDVIVGLESFGQASYETEYNGGMGSNGLTSARHDVFHKYLAEKYPESFDAAVPEDLVYSGNTKLTDKVENSPIDAGKLVLSPTRTYAPIIKKILSEFNSDTVHGMIHCSGGAQTKILHFVDELHIVKDNMFPIPPLFKLIQEQSKTDWKEMYQVFNCGHRMEIYVSPEIAADIIAISKSFNVDAKIVGRVEASATKKLTITSEFGVFEY
- a CDS encoding ribbon-helix-helix domain-containing protein; its protein translation is MAIQSISFTQPNDEWLKSQVDTKEYSSKSELVNDLIRQARKQQRQIDWISAKLEKAENNGFTNLSKEQILAESKSLI